The bacterium genome includes a window with the following:
- a CDS encoding acyl-CoA dehydrogenase has protein sequence MRRDIFGEEHELFREQFKRFVQEEVEPHISDWNEAGKTPRAIWKRMGEEGYLGANQSEAYGGAGGDFLFDAIIMEELAYARAHALQASLHTDICLPYLTTFGTEEQKQRYLTPAIAGECLVAIAMTEPGTGSDLANVQTKAIRDGDAYVLNGAKTFISNGQNCDLVIVVAKTDPSKRHDGISLLLVEAKSEGFERGRNLAKIGLKGQDTSELFFKDCRVPAENLLGQEGQGFKLLMQKLQQERLCIGVGSIASVRRSLDDTLAYVKEREAFGHPIGQFQNTQFKLAELATELEIGQAFIDRLLVAHVRGDEIVSEVSMAKWWCSDLQKKVAAECLQLFGGYGFMQEYPISGDYQDAAVQSIYAGTNEIMKVIIARRLGLG, from the coding sequence ATGCGACGAGACATCTTCGGCGAGGAACACGAGCTCTTTCGCGAGCAGTTCAAGCGCTTCGTTCAGGAAGAGGTAGAGCCTCATATCAGCGATTGGAACGAAGCGGGCAAGACACCGCGCGCGATTTGGAAGCGGATGGGCGAAGAGGGCTACCTCGGAGCGAACCAGTCCGAGGCCTACGGCGGCGCGGGCGGCGATTTCCTGTTCGACGCGATCATCATGGAAGAACTGGCCTATGCGCGGGCCCACGCGCTGCAAGCCTCCCTGCATACCGATATCTGCCTTCCCTATCTGACCACATTCGGGACCGAGGAACAGAAGCAGCGCTATCTCACGCCAGCCATCGCGGGCGAGTGCCTGGTCGCGATCGCGATGACCGAGCCGGGTACCGGCTCGGACCTGGCGAATGTGCAGACCAAGGCGATCCGCGATGGAGATGCCTACGTCCTGAACGGTGCCAAGACCTTCATCTCGAACGGCCAGAACTGCGATCTGGTGATCGTCGTGGCGAAGACCGATCCATCCAAACGCCACGACGGTATCAGCCTGCTGCTGGTCGAGGCCAAGTCGGAAGGCTTCGAACGCGGCCGCAACCTCGCCAAGATCGGGCTCAAAGGCCAGGACACGAGCGAACTCTTCTTCAAGGATTGTCGCGTCCCCGCCGAGAACCTGCTCGGCCAGGAGGGCCAGGGCTTCAAGCTCTTGATGCAGAAGCTCCAGCAAGAACGCCTCTGCATCGGTGTGGGTTCGATTGCCAGCGTACGTCGTTCGCTCGACGACACACTCGCCTACGTGAAGGAGCGCGAGGCGTTCGGTCATCCCATCGGCCAATTCCAGAATACCCAGTTCAAGCTGGCCGAGCTGGCCACGGAGCTCGAGATCGGTCAGGCCTTCATCGATCGCCTGCTCGTCGCCCACGTTCGCGGTGACGAAATCGTTTCGGAAGTGAGCATGGCCAAGTGGTGGTGCAGCGACCTCCAGAAGAAGGTCGCCGCAGAATGCCTGCAACTCTTCGGCGGCTATGGCTTCATGCAGGAGTACCCGATCTCGGGCGACTACCAGGACGCCGCCGTGCAGAGCATCTACGCCGGCACGAACGAGATCATGAAGGTCATCATCGCGCGGCGCTTGGGACTGGGCTGA
- a CDS encoding DUF523 domain-containing protein, translating into MACSGSATRASGDQPPRIGVSSCLLGETVRWDGGHKREDFLVDGLGARAKLIPVCPEMELGLGVPREPIRLVDTVPGGAPRLVAETSGRDHSQAMRAFAAGRVRELARLSLSGFILKRGSPSCGLVAVPVWPGEGPPEGEGVPSPKGRGLFAAVLKDAFPELPMEEEHRLRDPARREAWMTRVLAYHRRFCGEPS; encoded by the coding sequence TTGGCCTGTTCAGGATCCGCCACGCGAGCATCGGGTGACCAACCGCCCAGGATCGGTGTGTCGAGCTGCCTTCTCGGCGAGACGGTGCGTTGGGACGGTGGCCACAAGCGAGAGGATTTCCTCGTCGATGGCCTCGGTGCCCGAGCCAAACTGATTCCCGTATGTCCGGAGATGGAGTTGGGCCTGGGGGTTCCGCGGGAACCGATTCGGCTCGTGGATACTGTCCCCGGCGGAGCTCCGCGGCTGGTTGCGGAAACGTCCGGCCGCGATCACAGTCAGGCGATGCGCGCATTCGCAGCGGGTCGGGTGCGGGAGCTCGCACGGCTCTCGCTCAGCGGCTTCATCCTGAAGCGGGGCTCGCCGAGCTGTGGCCTCGTGGCGGTTCCTGTCTGGCCCGGCGAAGGCCCGCCTGAAGGGGAGGGTGTTCCGAGTCCGAAGGGTCGGGGCCTGTTCGCCGCCGTGCTCAAGGACGCCTTTCCGGAGCTTCCAATGGAAGAAGAGCATCGCCTACGAGATCCCGCGCGGAGAGAAGCGTGGATGACGCGCGTCCTTGCCTATCATCGCCGCTTCTGCGGAGAACCCTCATGA